The sequence attagattttcggtgatacgttgatccagggattgttctggttgccattggagtcggggggggggggggggtggagtgttCTCCcggtggtggggtggttgtcgtctgcctcgtgggggtttttgccttccctggatcaacacagtagggtttccctaggttgaacctgatggactcttgtcttctttcaaccttatttactatgttactatgttattatCAAAGCCCTTCGGGCTTTGATGAAGTGCGATTAAGCGTGAAACGTTGTTGCCTAGTTTTGTTTTTTGTATCGTCtcttgtgaatatggcctaatcaATTAACGTGGATTAGCAAGCAAGTGCCATCTTGCCCTATCTctgatggattaaaaaaaaaaaaaaaaaaaagcaatgtacacagaaaagctatgagTAATGAGCAATTAAAGGGTTGTTTCTAGGGCAAGGTTAAAGCAAATGCCCCaccggtacatcacttttttgttttttacatgaatagaacaTTGGCTGGGCATGAAGTATTGGAGGCGgccccgccggcccccagtgtgacaactcccctctgtgacgtgactccattgattccaatgaaggcgcgtcacagaggggagggcaaatCGCCACACTGGAGGCATTTGCTTTAAGGTTGCCACATGTAGGAGAGGTAGGTGCACTTTTTCATAGACCTGTATTCTAAAATGATAGAGACAGCAAAGTCAACGACTCCCATAGACCTTGAAAGAGAGAACACATGCATGACTTCCTCCCTACCTTTCCTAGGATCACCATTGAATCAGGAAGTATGGGCGATTCCTAAGATAGTGGAGACACCAACATACATGTCTCATATGGACACCATCTAATCTTGTCCTGGTTGACATAGTGCAGAGATTGGTTTGATATATTACCATCATGCTGTTACTAAACCAAATCCTGTTTACCAAGGCCAATATTACCAATTATACCAGTTTACAAGagttatataatgctgccacattgTGACCATACAGTGACTAAATGATGTTGTCATACGGTCGCTAAAAAGAACACTATATACAAAAACGAATAATACTACTAGTGATAGATATCAGCTGTTCAGAGGCTCTGCAAATTGTattagtgattacagtgcagttatatccagtgactcaaatTAGACATCTTCTGAGAGTCATTCaattccctttcttctccatccagcccaaaCCACTGCAATGAAGTCTTCAAGCCGTGACCTGTCTCTGcaaaatctgccagacaaacatcacCATCTCTTGTCCCCACCTACCGCACTCCAAATGGTAATAGTGCCCTCTTTGGTAGGTAGGTAAGTCCCCCAGTAGGAAGGTAGGTTCCCCTAGGTAGatagttccccccccccagtaggtagataagtaTCCATTAGGTAGGTAGGAAATTTCACCAGTTATTGTGATCTGCAAGAGTAAGTGACAGAAAAGGAGCCAGACGTCCTTTGCTCTACCACAGCTTTCAACTGCATCCTGAGTACACACTTGTATTTCAAAGGTATAGACGAGCGCAACTCCATCATGCTCAAATCCAGTCATTTAGCATTTGatcaccagtggctgaagaagttggatgcagccctagagaatctgggaaaacatggatacaaccacagTTTCCCGGGCTGCATCAACTTCttctgcgctcatctctaataggcaaATAGACAGTTGTGCTCATTTCTAATAGGCAAATGTCTTGGATTTCCCGATGCCAGTGACCACAGCAGTTCAGCCTCCAAGCAAGACGGGTCTAGACCAGGACCTAGCCTTGCCTACCTGTTGTGCCAGCCCCGGGAATGTGTGCTGAGACAGAATAAGGAAGTGAAGATCAGCTGTGACCCAATGTGTGCCAGAACATCAGAGGTGGGGGATAAGTGAggttaataattattattatttttatttttttaagggaaaACCACTTTTTAAGGTAAAAAAATCTTTGATGTATCACAtaaaaaagaccccccccccccatcccgttACTCATATGTAAAGATATCGATTAACCCAAATGTTCATTTATTACTATTTATGAAACATTCTATTTATTGCTGACTTCCTCTTTATTTTTAATGTCACATATATAAATCCAAGAcaattgttcattttttttttctactgatcCCAATCATAAAAGACACAATAATCATCTTCAATGCATCTTTATAAACATTTATAAATAATACAACAAATCAAAAAAATTTGTGCAAATTCCTTCAGCCggagtcctgtacagtatagaccAGACAGTCAGAGCAGTCGTACATGTCAGAGAAATATACCTTGTGTTTTGGTTTATGTAAACATTATAACACCCTCTGCAACCATGTAAGTAGCTATTGTGACATATAGGTACCCCCTAAATATCACTGTTCTATAGAAGTTAGCTTAAAAGGGTTATGGCACCTGCTGATCGACCAGAGTCTTTCCATAAAACGCCTCAGGGATGATGTCCCTTGAAGTCTGTCCTCTATTATACTGCATTGCTTCACCTTGGTAAGAACATTATTGGCCGCTATTATGGTACTTTTTATACTGAACTAGTAGAACATTTTCAAGTTTTGCAGAGGTATAATCCTCCATTTTGTTTCATGTGCTTTATGACCTCCCTCGGTAGTGCAACTTTAATTGTTTTATCCCCCCCTTCCCAAAACAAGAAACAAGATGAAGAAGGGGAGTCGCATATAAAAAATATACTTTCCAACAGTATTCTCACCATTGTTGGTATTATTGTCAGTCTTTAGTTACCATTAAATTAACCATCACAAAAAAGGGGTAAAAGATCTGTCCTCAATGAGGCTGTAGGAAAGGTtcctcaagtcctgggaagaaCTCACAGTTTTGTAACCCAGTTGGACCAGAACTTGTCGACAGGCATTCTGGGTAAATTCTACAATGTCATATGATAACGTTAACCTCCAGCTTTCGGCTGTGGCAGCAGAGTTTCGTACTGTGCCGTATTTGTGTTTGGCAGAGGATTGGTCTCCTCTGGTGTTATTCAGGATCCATCTCTCGACATTGGTATCCAGAGGAATTCCTACAAAGTCGTAGATCTCCTCCATCTTTTTCATGGGGTTTCTGGCCAGATCTTCATACCTCAAGAGCATGTATCGGCCCTTTAACCAATGAGGCCGGCTTAACCCTGTAGACACAGAATTTAAGAAGTCCTCACAGACTGTTGTAAGCTGGGTTGAGTCTAAATTGTATGGTCTACGACCGGTGGCCCTCCAAATCCTCCACAACCTATATGTGTCCCTGAATGTCTCACTACGAGAAGCTAATATGCCTCTTGGATCCCTAACCAACTGGATCACCTTTAAGTTCAGCCTGGGATCTTCCACCAAGGCTCTTAAGTCATTAACCTCTGGGACACGCACTGTTTTGATAGCCACATGCCCATGGTCTTTACACGAATCCATTGCCAGAGTCAGATTTAGGCTTCCACATTTTTTAACACAGTCTCCTTCTTCTAGGTAAATGTCGGTGGGTCCTAGTGCATCACAGACTGGTGGGGAGCACAGAGCTTTGCTGGCGCCTCTTCTAAATAACCTGTCTGTTGTATGGTTGATTGGCTGTGGTTTTATGTAGTTCTCCATGAAATACAAGTCACAGTCATAGAGACTTCTTAAAAGGTCTCTGCTCGCACCCAACATCACTCGCCTATCGGTGGCACTCTTACTAGGAGTCATTTTGGGAATCAGGGTATACTGAACATGGTAAAGTGGCTCAAACAAGTAGAAGACATCTGTATGTTGATTGAAGAGTTGTCCTACAAAGGAAGATCCACTGCGAGTGGTCGCTAAGATAAGGATATGAGTCTTTCTCGAAATATTTGAAGTTATCAACTGACCATCTTCACAGAGACGATCTGGAGATTCTGTAGGGTCTTGTCCAGGGCTACAATTGTTTGGGTTAGGGA is a genomic window of Dendropsophus ebraccatus isolate aDenEbr1 chromosome 4, aDenEbr1.pat, whole genome shotgun sequence containing:
- the CHST1 gene encoding carbohydrate sulfotransferase 1, with the protein product MQCSWKAVLLLALASIAIQYTAIRTFTTKSFHMCPIPNPNNCSPGQDPTESPDRLCEDGQLITSNISRKTHILILATTRSGSSFVGQLFNQHTDVFYLFEPLYHVQYTLIPKMTPSKSATDRRVMLGASRDLLRSLYDCDLYFMENYIKPQPINHTTDRLFRRGASKALCSPPVCDALGPTDIYLEEGDCVKKCGSLNLTLAMDSCKDHGHVAIKTVRVPEVNDLRALVEDPRLNLKVIQLVRDPRGILASRSETFRDTYRLWRIWRATGRRPYNLDSTQLTTVCEDFLNSVSTGLSRPHWLKGRYMLLRYEDLARNPMKKMEEIYDFVGIPLDTNVERWILNNTRGDQSSAKHKYGTVRNSAATAESWRLTLSYDIVEFTQNACRQVLVQLGYKTVSSSQDLRNLSYSLIEDRSFTPFL